Proteins encoded by one window of Amaranthus tricolor cultivar Red isolate AtriRed21 chromosome 4, ASM2621246v1, whole genome shotgun sequence:
- the LOC130810421 gene encoding RING-H2 finger protein ATL8-like produces the protein MRFLRSINTTASSSASSSLAPEDREAKDFDFVVILAALLCALICVLGLVAVAKCAWLRRFSGAGSAPANKGLKKKVLKALPKVAYSVDQHAGKLSDDCAICLSDFTAGEEIRVLPQCGHGFHVLCIDTWLGSHSSCPSCRQILAVRCHKCGGGLPDSSSGAPTGQVTYSNNNNHNNSNVHNHNAFLP, from the coding sequence ATGAGATTTCTCAGAAGCATAAACACTACAGCTTCATCTTCAGCATCGTCATCACTGGCGCCTGAAGATAGAGAAGCCAAAGATTTCGACTTCGTCGTTATCCTCGCAGCTCTTCTCTGTGCTTTAATCTGCGTTCTCGGCCTCGTTGCTGTCGCAAAATGCGCGTGGCTCCGGAGATTTTCAGGTGCTGGTAGTGCTCCGGCGAATAAAGGCTTAAAAAAGAAGGTTTTGAAAGCGCTTCCTAAAGTCGCCTATTCCGTCGATCAACACGCCGGAAAACTCTCTGATGACTGTGCGATTTGTTTGTCGGATTTTACCGCCGGCGAAGAGATCAGAGTTTTACCGCAGTGCGGCCATGGTTTTCACGTGTTGTGTATTGACACGTGGCTTGGATCTCACTCCTCTTGTCCTTCTTGCCGTCAGATCCTCGCTGTTAGGTGCCATAAATGTGGTGGCGGTTTGCCGGACTCATCCTCCGGAGCTCCGACTGGTCAAGTCACttatagtaacaataataatcataataacagTAATGTTCATAATCATAATGCTTTCTTACCTTAG